The nucleotide sequence GGGCAGAAAGTGTAAGCAATCCGTTCAGCTCGGGTGTCCTTCGTTCGTTCCGATGTCCGGATCACCTATGATAGGAGCGCCGTGAGAGTTCTTCTTGGCTTTTAGGGAGGAGGAGGGCACTTGCCGCTGACGGCACCTTGGCGCGAGCGGTGGGGTCGGCCGCAACGCTGGTAGCCGCCCCTGGTGGCGATGAGTAAGCGACGCGACACGTTCCAGGCAGACCCCGATTAGATCGTAACGGCAACACCGTATCATGAGTCCAACGGATTATTGGCGGTCGGACGTTCCGACGGGCAGGGGCCTTCCTTGCGCTTTTGCGCAACATGCGACCAGCGACATGAATGCGATCATAGAATGCCTACTTGAGGCTGTGCTGTGAGTGAGGCTCCCTTGGGATACGTGCTCGGCGGCCGCTTCGACCTGGCAGAGATTATTAGCGAGGGCGGCACCAGCACCGTCTATCGTGCGATTGATCGGATCGGCCTGTGGGCGCGTGAGCAAAATCCAGAAGTCGCAGTGAAGGTCATCCAACCACATGCGAAGATGCGCCAGAAATTAGTCGAGTTATTGCACCGCGAGGCGCGTCTTTTGCGCGATTGCGTACACCGGAATTTGGTGCGGATCTACGATTCCGACTACGATGGCAAGTACCATTACCTGGTCATGGAGTTCTTAAAGGGCCGCTCGCTGGCGCAGGTCCTGGCGGATCGTCAGGGACGGGCGCTTTCGCCCTCCGTGTCCCTTCAGATCGTACGCGCCGCCGGGCAGGGCCTCGTTCACATGCATAGTCTAGGGATCGTCCATGGTGACCTCAAACCGGGAAACATATACATGACCTCGACCGGCGAGATCAAAATTGTGGACTTTGGGACAGCCCTCATGCTTGACCTTCCGCCGCAAGGCGACAGGGCCACCGCTCTGCTCGACGACATTGGACTATTGACGCCGGCTTATGCGTCGCCAGAGATGCTGATGGGTAAGTCACGGGCAGAAAGCGACGATGTCTATTCTCTCGCGGTGGTCGCCTATCTGACCCTGACCGGCAACCACCCGTATGCCGAGCGGCCAGCCGACGAGGCACTTAACGCAAATCTCACACCGGCGCCGCCGCCGACTATTTCGTCGGCGCAGTGGCGGGTGCTCGCTTCGGGCCTTGCCCTCAACCGCCGTGACCGGATCGACACCGTCGGTGAGTTCGTCCAGCGTCTTGCCCGCCCGCGCTGGTTCTATCGATGGTGCGGTTAGCAATCGCGGTTGCCTTAGCAAGCTTAGGGGCGATGGATGACAAGGATGCGGCCGTCTGGTCCTGATTCGGCTGTGTATCGCTCGCGGTGGATGTGGAACAGCGTCATTGGGACCTGATGGGTCGGCAGAAGTCCGAACTCTCTCAGTACGCTGGTCAGGAAGCGGTCGGCCACGCGCGGGCCGTGGATCCAGTCACGCCCGACCCTCTCTCCGATATCGGGCAATGGCCCGATTTGGTTTATCGGGTCAACTCGAGGGTGAGGCGGCAGCCCCAATTCGCTGTATCCAGGCGTGAGAATAAAATTTTCGCCTTGCGGATTATTTGGGGTCACGGGTGCCCGGCCTGGCCACAATACCGCAGCATAGCGCATACCGTTGATCAGCACACTTTGTGGCCGCAACGACGCTGGAAGGAGGCCGCTTTCTCGCAATTCGGCGATCAGCGGGTCCGGGGCAACGCCGCCCCTCCAACCGGGGAGGACATAAGCTCCGAAGTCACGCCGTGCCGAGTTAGCCTCTGCGCCGGCTGCAAGCATCGGTCCATCCGAAGGCATTGTGGGTGCCACTGGTGCTGACGATGGCCCGGCAATTTCGAAGGCTTGAAACATCGCCCCCCTCGCATGTGCCCAGTTCTCGAACTGGGCGCGGTGGAAATCCCGAAGCATATCTCGCAAATTGAGCAGACGGTTGCGAAATCCGCCAATCGTGGGTGCGTCGCGCCCTATATAGTCGCGTACATAGGCTTGTATGTCCGTATCCAGCGACGGCAGCGCAATCCGATCAGCCATTGGGGGTCTGTTGGTTTCGCGGATCCACTCGAGGAAATCGCTCATATCGTCTGCGGCATGATTGGCGCCGCGGGAGCGGCTGCTCGGGAGCTTCTCAGTAAGCCAATTCCAAAACTCCTCATAGAGGCGCAAGTCCACGTCATAAGCGCCGGGTCCCCGATTGGAGACGCTACTGTCTGTGGTATGGGTGCTACCGCTATTGGTGGTATGGCTGCTACTGCTGCCCGATAACGACGGCCTGGCTCCTTCAAAGCCCTCAAACATCAAATGCCTTTGACGAGCCCAGTTCTCAAATTGAAGGTCCCGAAGCATATCTCGCAAGTTCAGCAAGCGGTCACGAAACCCACCAATCAGCGGTAGATCGCGCCCTATATACTCAGCTGCATAGGCTTGCACGTCGGCGTCTAACGACGACTGTGCAATCCGGTTGGCCATTGGGGGTCTGTTGGTCTCGCGGATCCATGCAAGGAAGTCATATACATCGCCTGCAGCAACCGCGGCACCGTAGGAGCGGCGGCGCGGAAGCTTCGCCGCAAGCCAGTTCCAGAAATAGTCATAAAGCTGTGTATCCACCCGATAGGGGCGCGGCCACTGACTGGAGCCGGTGCTGCTGTCACTCACGCGAACCTCCGGCGAAAGATGCAATTGCAGCGTCGAGGCATGCTCGCTCGATCCGATGGGCGATGTTACGTGAGTTCGGTTGGGCCCGATGCCTTAAAATTGAGAAGCAGCGCGATTTACCGTCGCTTCTTCGCGATCAATCTTCCCGCAGCCCATACTTGCTCGTTAGGCAGCGCCATATATGCCGCGATGACCACGAGAACTCTGACGACCACAATCATCTTGGCTCCTTGATACTCGTTCTCCCGTTCTCTCATAGAAAGCAATTTCATGGGAGCAACAGCGAATCGATCGGCGGCAGTCAAGCCTGAGAGACGAGAAGCTCACGCGGGCGGCTCATCTGCCGCCCACGCTCTGCGGCTTGGAGTCCGTGGCCGTCCTCTCGCGTCGTAATGTCCGCGCCCTCGGTAGCTCCGGAGTTATCTCGGCCTTGCATCCAAAGCGGTTCGAAGATAGAAGCCGCAATCTTCGGCCGCGCCTGAACTGATCATAACGCTCCCCTCTTGCGAGCGTAAGGCGCTCGCGCCTTTCTGAGATGCTTAGGCTAGGAGAAGATATCCAATCCGAGCGCGATGCCGGGAAGTGAAACAGATCAGCCTGCACCGTCTGTTCGGTTACAAATTATCGACAGACCCTTCTGCCGGGCAATTCTTAGACCCGAAGTGCGATTTCCAATCTGGTATCTCAGCACCCGTCGAAGACTTATTTTCCAGCGCCGTACTTCGTTCGCCGATCATCTCGGGCCGTCCATCTGGATGTCGGCCATTTAAAAGTATCGATCCTTCTCGATCGACAAATCATGTGATCCGGCAAAAGGACCTCAGGGTTCGGGCCAGCTTGACGCCTTGTGGGGTATCTGACAGTCGCGCCGCCTCTGTCAGCTTGAGAACACTAACTGGCAAACCGCAGCTTTTCAAAACCTGATCAGCAGCTCAAAGAGGAAATGCCATTGGCACAACTGTTGCTATTGAGATGCAGAAACACCGATGCGCAGAGTACACGAACCGCTGGACGAATGACGAGCGCTTTCCCTTGAACCCACGCGCGTCGTTTCGAGAAGGAAACCCGACATATCCCTAGCGTACCTGAGACCACACGCAACAGGTGCATGGGCCAGTCGATTGGGCTCACAACAATGGCGCAACAGAGGTGGCCAATGCTAGTGCCTCAGCCAATTCGAAATGCATCACCACCCGGCTGTCGGTCCCTTGCTGAGGGACAAGGCTCATCGCAAGATGCGTCTTGCACTCGGAGCATTGGAGAGGCGATGAACTCTTCACAATCAAGGGCGCCAGATGCACGGTTGGGGCGTGCACCATGCGGCGCCAGCTATTTGCAATTTTCTATTCATGGCAACATTCACGGCAACGAGAAACTGACGTTGGGCTGGCTGGTCGCCTACCATTTCGCCAGTGGAACGGCGGGCTCCTTCGGGCACCGACGCGACCGTATCGAGCCTATCGGCGAGTTCGCCTCGCGCCTCGATCATACCGGGTCTGCCTCTGCTGTCGGCGTTTGCTGTCGTCGTAAAACGGGTCGGAACGCGAAATATCGTTTACGCTAGGTGCTTGCTCCTTATCCGCGGCACCGTGACAAACGTTGTTAGCTCTGCCGCAGTTGATTTGGTGCGCCGATGTCCAACAAATCCAATCTCAGCATTGACCTAAACATTCGCAGCAAGCGCAGCATTGAGCTCAACGTCCAAGGGTTCGAGGGCACAGAGTGTATTTCCTTGCCGTTTAGCTACGTGATTTACGCCACGACATCGAGCGATGTCGATACCAGCTCTTTGATTGGCGAGCGCGCCACGCTGGTTGTCAAAACCGCATGTGGGCGATGGCTTGCCTCGGGCCTGTGCGCCCAAATCGAGGAACTCGATCCTACGGTGACCGACCTGCGGGTGCTCCAATTTGTCCTGCGACCGCGCTTTGCGGTCGCCGAACTCTCCGTTGCGAGCCGCATTTATGGCCCTGACCAACCCATGGGTGTCGACGACATCATCAAATTGCAGTTGGGCAAGTTGAGCATCGCAATTCCCAGCGAATACAATCTTGATCGCTATCCGAAGCGAAATTTTAATGTGCAATACAACGAAAGTGATCTGACGTTCATCTCGCGTCTTTGCGAACGGAATGGAATTTTCTACTTCTTCAAGCAAGAAGACGACGGTGAAACCGTCGTTTTTGGCGACAAGAATCTGGCCTTTCCCAACGTCAAGTTCGGCGATAAGTCGAGGATTCTTTACGCGCGCCCGCACGAACGGCGGGCACCGCGAAGCGTCGACGAAAGCGCCGTTCGTTCGTTCCGGCAGCGCCGGGTTCTCTCGACAAAGACGATCGCGCTCCGCGATTACAATGAAACGGTGCCTTCCGTCGTCTCCGTCGATCAGCAGGTCGGGCAAGGCAGCGGTTTCGTGGGCAAGGCCTCACGCTTCGGCGGGCATTTTGCGGACGAAGCCGAAGCGACCGCGCTGGCCCGGATCCGGGCCGAACAGATCTGCGCCGGCCAGACAATGTACATCGCTCACAGCGACGCGCCGGAGCTACGAGCGGGCGTCATCTTCGAACTCGAGGGCCATCCCCGCTTCGATGGCAAGTATCTCGTTATCGCCGCGGATCACTCGGCCTATTGCCCGGCCCCGATTGGATTCCATGCATCCACGCAAAATGGGCGAGCCTACCAAAACATGGTCCATTGCATCCGCTCGGACGTACCTTATCGACCGGTTGCGATGACGCCCGTGCCTCTGGGCGTTGGC is from Bradyrhizobium sp. ISRA430 and encodes:
- the tssI gene encoding type VI secretion system tip protein TssI/VgrG, with protein sequence MSNKSNLSIDLNIRSKRSIELNVQGFEGTECISLPFSYVIYATTSSDVDTSSLIGERATLVVKTACGRWLASGLCAQIEELDPTVTDLRVLQFVLRPRFAVAELSVASRIYGPDQPMGVDDIIKLQLGKLSIAIPSEYNLDRYPKRNFNVQYNESDLTFISRLCERNGIFYFFKQEDDGETVVFGDKNLAFPNVKFGDKSRILYARPHERRAPRSVDESAVRSFRQRRVLSTKTIALRDYNETVPSVVSVDQQVGQGSGFVGKASRFGGHFADEAEATALARIRAEQICAGQTMYIAHSDAPELRAGVIFELEGHPRFDGKYLVIAADHSAYCPAPIGFHASTQNGRAYQNMVHCIRSDVPYRPVAMTPVPLGVGLHSATVDGEAWNGRAEIDDQGRYRLQFTFAEELAKGAGSDYVRKLEPYVGPNQTGLHCPLVPGTEVLVGYLNGDIDRPVVIGAVHNPDMKGGVTSDTHLFNRLKSQSGSRIEIFDGPASPSPYDRLASSGS
- a CDS encoding serine/threonine-protein kinase; amino-acid sequence: MLGGRFDLAEIISEGGTSTVYRAIDRIGLWAREQNPEVAVKVIQPHAKMRQKLVELLHREARLLRDCVHRNLVRIYDSDYDGKYHYLVMEFLKGRSLAQVLADRQGRALSPSVSLQIVRAAGQGLVHMHSLGIVHGDLKPGNIYMTSTGEIKIVDFGTALMLDLPPQGDRATALLDDIGLLTPAYASPEMLMGKSRAESDDVYSLAVVAYLTLTGNHPYAERPADEALNANLTPAPPPTISSAQWRVLASGLALNRRDRIDTVGEFVQRLARPRWFYRWCG